TTGATGATTTTAGTTTCGTGAACGATGATCATGTGAAAAAGCTGCAAAAGAAGGTGGAAGAAATGTTAGTTGAgaaaaagaagttggaagatcgTGTGAAGTCTGTTGAATCTGAAAATTCATCGTTGTTGAAAAAGATTGATGCTGATCAAGCAGATATTGATATTCTGAAAGTTCGAATAGCGGAACTGGAAGAGGAAAAAGCTCGAAGGGATGAGCAGAATGAATATTTCAAGTTGAAAAACAAAGAGTTAGAGGCCAATAACGCTAAGAAGAAACATGAAGCATATATGATGATGAAAGTGTTGGAGAATTTGATCGGAAAGCCAATAGAATAAAGGTTTGAAGAGATTGAGCTTGAGGAAGTAAGAGCTAGACGTAAAGCTGAAAAAGAACCTGAAATGAAAAACAAGGGTAAAGATGTACAAGTTGAAGGTGTTGCTCAAGTAACTGAAAGGGTAATCGTTGTGTCTGAGCCATTGAAAGTTCCTGAAACGTCTATTCTTCATCCTTGTCCGATATCTTCAGTATCTGGTGAaattgacgatgatgatgaagaagataatgatgatgttttgaaagatgatgcagatgatgttTATTCTGTacatagtgatgatgatgatgatgatgatgatgatgatgatgatgatgatcaaggtACTTCGGGTATCAAAGTCACAGAAGCGTCTCAAGAAGAGAAGATTGATGAATATCTTCATGATGATGCAAACGAAGAGCCTGAGAATGCAAGTGGAAAGGGGGAGCATGATGATGCTGAGAAAGATGATGAGATTGTTGATCAAAGTACAAGGTTGATTCTACATCTTGAACACAATGTAGAAGAAGGAGAAATCTTGCATACTTATACTTTAACTGAGATCGTAAAGATGACGCATGTTGATGAAAATAATTTCAACTTTGATTTTGAAGAGGAGTTGAACAAATTTGACATCAATCAGCAGCCTGAATATCAGTATAAatatgttgaagatgctgataATTATGACAAAGTTGAAGTAGACGACTAGAGTGATGAAGATCAGTCTGAGAATGTGAACGTTGATACTTCTAGCTTTCCGACGCTTGCTGAGTTCTTCAGTCAGGCAAATGAAGATGAATTGCGAAGAAAAGTAGCTGAAAGTGTTAAGAATAAAAGTTTTCACGAAATGTTGAAGGAAGAACAATgcgaagaaagaaagaaatggttcaGAAAGGATACAAAGAGAAAGTACAAAAGACCACTAAAGTATTACAAAAGAAATTGAGAAGTTTCTCTTGGTGATATCATCAGTTGGGGGTATTTGCCACAAGTGAATGCTTATGCAATCAGAAGAGAGTTTGGCGTAAAATATTTCGAATATATTCAGGATATAATGTCTCTGCCTTGGTGGGATGTCGAAGAATTGCCCAAAGTCAGAACATTGTCTTATCCAGTCTGGGTTAACGATATGCCTACATGGGGCTTGACGAAGTTTGAAGCATTCAAAGAATTCAAACACTGGAAGCCTCATTATCCGAAGAAAGTCAAGAGGATTGACCCAGTTACAGGCATCGAAGAAACAATTTTGCAGATCAAGAAGCCCATGGTGATAAAGAATATTCCATTGCCAGAAATGGAACAGAATTTTCACAAAGGGTTCTTATGTTGGGTGTATAGCTGCATGTCGACTGAAGCAATGATTACGTACAAAGTTGAGAATGAAGTTAGATATATCCATCTGTGCGATCCAATGTGGATAGTGAACTGCTCTGCGAAGGATATTGAATGTTTATTTGTGAACAAGATTGGTTACAAGAAAGAAGATAAAGATCAAGCTCTACAGTTTCAGAAAGTTGCTACGATATGTTTTTAGAAAGGTATAAACTCTGAAAATATGTGGTCATCAAAGTGGAGCAAGATTGAAAAGGAAGAATTTCTAAAAGCTGAAAAGGAGAGAAAAGAAcgtgaagaaaaagacaagatTGCTAGACTTACAGTGGTACAAAGACTTGCTGAGGAAGAGAAGAGAGCTGCGAATGAGAAGGAAAAGCTCAGAAAAGCGTTGCTGAAGAAACCAAAGCGTCATGAGGAAAAGTTCAAGTCTTTGTGAAGGAAGTTTTTGAAGACAGGCTGACTGaagactacggcaatatccaagggggagtttgttgatacataatgtctatcgcctacATCATCAGTCTAGGTCGTGTCGTGTATGTAATAGGGGTCAAAATGTTAAGTTTATATGTATTGGAAGCCAGTTCGCACGAAGTGGTTTGTTAGggccaggtcgcacgaactggaGATGCCAGTTCGTGCGAAGTAATCATGTTAACTCGTGCGAACTGAGAATCCTATAAATAGGTGTGTTAGgtttttcatttgtaacattctggTGAAATctgtcacgaagtgctgccggtttCTCTGCGTGTAAAAACGTTTTATATGAATGGAAAACCTGTTTAAAGTGTATTTCTCTACTTCTACTCATATTCTAACATTGATTCAAGGTTACTAGTCTGTTTCCGCCATTCTAGAGACCTAGATTTGACTCAGACCGACTCGTTTTGGACGATTCTGGATCCTACAAGTTCAATTAAGATGAGGCTAAATAAATTCTTGTCTACTTTTATAGAGCTAggtgtgtatttttttttttgtttttagttgtattattttttataataatacTGTGTTCTAATTGAAACAGAGTGTGTTTTTGGATCTAGCATAACACCAGTATTGTTTTCATCTAAACATATGTTTCCATGTAACTTGAGTCTTGAGGCTGTTGTGAATTAACTTTTTAAATATAATGATGCTACATAGATCAGATGCCTTTGGTAATTTTCACCCTTTTGCTTTCATACTCCACTCCCATGTATATTTGTGAAGTGAAGTTTTACTTGTAAATGTGCTTTCCAAGAATTAATTTGTCAATATATATTGCATGAATTATGAATTAGGTTGgagtgtaaacaagcccagaggctcgagagctattTGGGATTGACTTGGTTGAAAGCTCGAATGAGCCAATTCTTAACGAGCCTGAGCTCGAGCATGAAATACAGATCCtttagttatcgagcccgagctcaaaCAAAATTCTaattttttacatatataataataataataataataataataataataataataataataatttacatatATAAGAATGATGATGATTATAACCCAATCTTAAAACGCCCAAATCGGTTTCAACTCACGCTCATATGATTTAAACTAATAACTTTAGCTATAGCcaagctttggctcgtttaagcaaTATTGAAGCGAGCTTGAGCTGAGCTTTTAGTTCGTTTGAGATTGTTCTCAAATTAGCTTAAGCCGAGCTCGAGTAGGGGATGGCCCGAGCTGAGCTCGAGTAGTGGatggctcgagctcggcttggcttggcttggctcgtttacacccctagaaTTAGGTGATTTTCTAGAAGCAATTTTGATGAATTATGTAATAACTAGATAGtatcgaaaaaaaaaattgttggaTGATGCTTGCTATATCCTTTCATCATGTGCAAAAACAAAATGGATTTTCTTACTAAGTATATGTAACTCTCTCCTAGATGCTTGCCAAGAGTAAATTAGAGCCTGCCAAGCCTTCTCTAGCTCTTGTCGAACAAAAAGCAAAAGCGCAAGAGTGagttatgatttttttattatatattaactTTGCTATATTCGTTGATGAAATAAGCCAACGATAGTAAGAACAGGGCTAGGATGCTTAGTTATTAACATAATGAGAGGTTTTAAGTAGTATGATTTGTTGCCTTACAATTTGTAAACTTTATTTTTGTTAACAGATTGTAAAAAACTTGACCTATGCTTTTTTAGTCCCAACGAATTGTAAAAAAAACTTCTTTGTAAACAACATTTGGCCCTAACTGAATTTTTGCCTTATACTATGAGAAAAGTGACGTCGTTTTGTATATACTACTTTATTAGTAGTTTTGGTGAAAACAATGTGCGAGAGATGGCTAATGCAAAGATAAAATATCGTTTCTGGTTGGTTCCGAGATGTTAAAGATATTAAATTAACAGTAGTTTAAGGTGTTAGTCTTATTATTTTTCTTGTTATTTCTTGGGAAGTTATtaacattttcttgttaattttttattttatttttaaatttgaGATTTAGGTGCTCGTTTAATGCTTCGTAAGGTTAATATTTAATCTCATTTTATATCTAGTTTGAATCTATTTAATTCTATATACACTTCGTGTTTTTGTAAATTGTAATAAGCAACATTTACTAAGAAGTAACTATAGTGCATCAGTTTAACAGGTAACTTGGAGCACTAATGGATCCGAGCAAGCCAATTACAAAACTAAGGAAGATGGAAAATGGAAACAACATACATTACAGACTACAACAAAAACATGAAGACTATGACTTAGAAGTATTATATCAACTTGATTGTTTTTGTGTATTTATGTTCTAGAAAAGTCAtacatttattttatttgttcACATGTAGTATCCTATCTAAAGAACACTTTCTCTAAGAATTGTGAATTCATACAAATTTGTAAATTTTTGGTATGGTTTGCTTAAAATTGATTTGAGACATAATAGTGGAGACTATGTTTTGGTCACTGAAAGCAATATGAAGTATTGTTTTATACTTTAAATAAATGTATTGGAGAGTGAAAAATTTGTTACCAGTAACTGATTTTATACTCTCAAATATATATTCGAAACTAAATAACATGGCATTTGAGACTATTATTTAGTCTCTAAAGGAAgaaattatgaaatgaaatcatgTATTGAATACTAATTGTTAGTTTTTAAAACATCTTATTAAGGACTGAATTAACATAAATGACAAACCTAATAGAATGTTTTAGTGACAATAAAGGCAAGTTTAGATACTTATTTTTAGTCGCTAAAGGTATACATTAGGGACTGAGCTATATAGTATTCAAAACTGATATGTAGTTACTAAAGAAATGTATTAGGGATTGAAATGGCGTGGTACAAGGGAACAAATTGAAGACTGAATTTCTATGTATCAAAGAGTGACTGTTAGTCCATGTTGGTGTCATACAACCGAGACTGATTTTTAGTTACTAAAACCACTATCAAGTACTAGGTATCTAGGAATGGTTGGGGACTGGCAAATCAGTCCCTGAACAACATTAGGGACTGATTTTAATGTATCAGGTACTTATTTTTCAGTCTTCAATACTCATTTTTTTGTAGTATCCATCTGTGCCTTGAACCAAAGAAAAAGGCAACAACTgattgatgaggaagatgaaaataGAGAAGAAGAAATTAGAAAAGAGGCTATTAGAAATCAATTAGATTTGGAATGGATGAGGCTTCCTTGCAACTTCAAGCTTAAGTTGCTCCAACTATTCAAAGGTTGGCAAGCAGACCTCAATCCTCTAATTCATCAAATATAAAACTTCTCCCAAGAAACTCATTAGacccaaaaatactaaagtgggaGTCCGAcaaaaagacccacgtattgactctgctcAAGTGTAATGGTAGAGTTGAATATATATCAAGGGAGGATGCACTAGGTCTGAGTGTAGGTGACCTCCAAGATCTTTTGAACCTTCAACTTCAAAGGGATGAAGATTACACTGACTccttggattttgagctccagTTTATAGGGCAAATCAAGGAAAGgttgatgagagaataaagatcaaaataaggaagtgttttggcatcatctgttctagggggagattgttggcccATGTAATCCttccttgaagaacagatgaTACAAAAGCCAAAATTGGTTCTCAACAATTAATCCACAATAAGCAGTGTATGAACTTAATTCCCTCCAACGGCGGTGGCTTCTAACAACTGATGATCCTAAAGACTATTATGCACAAAGACTGTTCTATCAAAGCCCTGTCGATTACAAAGACGGTTAAGGCCTCTTAACTGTTGATGTCAAAGTTCTGTTGAAGACAAAGTACTGCTAGAATTAAAGGCCTGATCAACCTTAGAGGAAAGCACTGCTTAGACTCATCAATGAGTAAAGCATCATCAGTGGATTGTTTCATCAGTGCTTAGTATAGTTTGTTTATCAATGTAATAGTGTTTATGTAGAATCAGTGTTTAGAGGTTGCTATAACTGTTAGCTGTCACTGTCTAGGTGATGTCAACatagatgctcagtggttaggatttgtactataaatagacggTGCCTGTGCTATTCTATTAAACTCTTTTGCACACACACACTCATCTTGTACGAACAACCatagtgagctcaggctgagggggagttagTGTTCATGCATGCATAAGTCTGAATATTGTAATCTTTCAATCTTTTTACTATGAAAGCATTGTATGATCAAAGCTAATCTTTCCTTGATTGTGTTACAAAGTTTTAAATTCATTTTCGCTAAAATTATTCTCTAGTTTATCTTCTTTCATTACCATCTTAATTAAAACAACACAATCAAGTCAAACTCGGATCCTAGCACAAATGCTGGGGACTTTTATGGTCCGTGTATATAATACACTTTGTGCCATATATATAATGTCCCTATCAGTTTAGTGCGAATACAGCGGcacctaattctaaatcatgggtggtgtaattcttttcgtgcaccttagGTTGTCAtgatgcataggcaatcactttgcctctttgcataAGTACGCAACCTATTCATGTGTCCGAAGCGTCACagtagactacaaagtcttcaatCCCCTCAGGTAGGGTTAAGACAGGAGCATTTCTCAATTTCTGTTTCAGAATCTCAAAGGATTCTTTCTGTTTGGGACCCCAGCCAAACTTGACATTCTTGCGGGTTAACGTAGTCAAAGGAGTGGCAATTCgagagaaattctcaatgaaccttctataataaccagccagTCCTAAGAAACTACAGATTTTAGATGGAGTCTTGGGTGCTTcccagttcatgatagcttcaattTTGGCgagatctacttggataccatgctcactaatGATATATCCCAAAAATTGGACCTCTctaagccaaaactcacacttagagaattttgcataaagcttctcttgctTTAGCAAAGTAAGAATACATCTAAGATGTTTCTCGTGATCAGTCTTATCACGAGAATAGATAAGTTTGAcgtctataaagacaatgacaaacttatctaaacAAGGTTTGCGGACTCTATTCATGATATCCATGAATGCTGGAGGTGCATTTGTTTTCCCAAAAGGCATCACAAGAAATTCATAATGGTTGTATTtggttctaaaagcagtctttcGAACATCTTCACTCCTTACTTTTAGTTGATGATAACcggatctcaaatcaatctttaaGAAATAACTagctccttgtaactgatcaaacagaTCACCAATTCTTGGCAAAGGATAACAATTCTTGATCGTTATCTTGTTTAACTAGaagtagtcaatgcacatccatattgaaccgtctttcttcttgacaaataggatAGGAGTTCCCCAAGGCGAGGAGCTTGGCTGAATAAAGCGTTTCTCCAATAGCTCATCCAGTTGTGCCTTCAGATCCTTCATTTCATTTGGTACTAATTGGTATGGAGCTCTAGCTACAGGAGTAGATCCAGGCAAGCTGTCGATTCTAAACTCGACTTGCCTCTCTGGGGGCAGACCGGGTAAGTCTTTTGGAAATACATCAGGATACTCCGAAATGATCGGTATGTCTTCAtctcacaccctgacttttgtggaagcgtggttatttggtgtgactttttaataccatagcattcaatcataacaacgctatatgataaaaccaaaagATACTCATCCATTAATTTAGTTTAGAAAATACCGCAACATTCTTGTCTGAAAACATCGACACTcaaattaagttacaaaccatgacaTGTTTAAATGAGTTGACAAGGACTCGACAAAAGAACTTAAACAAACCCGAGCTTAGGAACATGTATCCCGTCCAAGAGTAGGATACATCCCCTAAACTCTACGAccacggatgacatcttttatttaaaCGCAGCTTGAAGACACATGCacacacctgccagatccactagttccctgaaatacatgtagtttaaaaatatcaacaaaagttgagcgagttcatgtgtttgtataagtatgtgtaaacctttgtaaacagtgtatgtatgtatgtatgaatgtatgtcctgta
This genomic stretch from Helianthus annuus cultivar XRQ/B chromosome 8, HanXRQr2.0-SUNRISE, whole genome shotgun sequence harbors:
- the LOC110870579 gene encoding uncharacterized mitochondrial protein AtMg00860-like; translation: MDIMNRVRKPCLDKFVIVFIDVKLIYSRDKTDHEKHLRCILTLLKQEKLYAKFSKCEFWLREVQFLGYIISEHGIQVDLAKIEAIMNWEAPKTPSKICSFLGLAGYYRRFIENFSRIATPLTTLTRKNVKFGWGPKQKESFEILKQKLRNAPVLTLPEGIEDFVVYCDASDT